The region TGTCCCTGCAGTCGCGGATCCTCTCCTGGGCCTCCTGGACGTGCGCGCCGCCGGGATACAGCTTCACATAGGAATCAAAGACGGCCAAGGCGTTTTTGACCGGCGTCTGGTCCGTGTCGATGCGGTTTATCTGGTTGAAATAGCTCAGGGCCTGCCGGAAAAGGGCATAATCGGCCCGCTCATGCTTGGGGTGAAGCTTGCGGAAATCCTCATAGGCGGCAGCGGCTTCGATATAGTCCCTGTTGAGGAAATAGGCATCGGCAATGCCGATCTCCGCCTTGGCCGAAAGCTCCGGCGACTTGTAGCTCTCCTTGACCTTTTTCCAGTTGGTGATGGCATTCTCATACTTGCGCCGCTGGAAGGCCTGCTCGCCGTCCTGGTAAAGCTCGTCCGGCGATTTGTTCGCCGGAGTCGTCGCGCACCCCGGCAACAGGGAGGCGGCAAGGGTGCAGAACGCGATGGCACTCAGTAAGCTCTTCATGGTTTTCCTCGCAACGCCGCGGCGCGGGCGCATGTGTTCGACAGATAGGGTAGTTTCACGGCGGCCCGCCATCAGAGGATTCCCACCCCAAGCTCATCGCGCAGCAGGTACGCAATGATTTCGTGGTTCAGCCAAAGGGCGGCGGCCCCGGGATTCCAGGAGGCGTGCAGCATCAACCGGCCGGTGGACAGAAAAACGATACGGGAAAGCTCCGCGCAGATCAACTGTTTCTGGTCGGCATGCATGCCCATCAGTTCGGTGGAACTGGCCAGCATCAGCTCCATCTGCTCCCGGGTGCTATGCTGGGGCCAGGTGGCGAAATCCAGCATCCCGGCCAAAAGCGGCGACGACAGGTAGGCGTCGGCCCGCTCCAGCAGATGCTCCACCGTCTCACCGTCCTTGAGCATGGCCTGGCAACGTTCGTAAAGCGGCGCGGCGGCCGGCTCGCCCGCCACATACCGGATGGCGGACAGAAGCGGATAGAGGGAGATTTCCACGCCGAGGAACAGGGCGCTGGAATTGGTCTGGATCTCGGGGCAGTTGAAGACCGTGGCGACGACGCCGTTCCCGGTGGCCTCGGCGGCGATTGCCTCGAGGCGCATCTTGGCCCACCCCTGGACGTAGGGGGTGTAGGACTGCCAGCGGTACTCGCCCCCCACCATCACGGCGGTGCCGTGGTAGCCGTAGGCACAGTAGCGCACCTGCCCGCCGGCGGCGGCAAGACGCTCGCGCAGGGCAGCCGATTCCTCGATCAGGTAGCGGAAGGTGTCTCCCGTGACCTCGTTGAAACTGGCGTCGCACAGGCGCCCCAGATCGCTGTTCCAGAAACCTTCCGAGGCGAGGTACTTATCGCCGGTTCCCTTGAATACGCGGTTGAGGAGCGGCATGAAGACCCGCGCCCGGGGGATGCCGCCCGCCATGGAGTGGGCGAAGAGCACATTGGCGCCGGCCGGAATGCGCTGGGCGAGCTGGTGCATCACCTGCGCCAGCGCGGCACGCACGCGGGCCGTTCCGGCACTCCTGGCCTTCTCGACAAAATCGGGGCTGAAACCGATGGCAGCCCAGTCGTCCGGCTTGGCCTTCTTGAGCTGCTCGGCCACCGACGGCTCTCCGTCCACCTGCTCCATGTCGAAGCCGGCCTCCAGGGGGACGTTGATGATGCTCCCCCCCAAAAGTGCCTCGGCATCCGCCAACTCCTCCGCGGTCAGCGGCCGCAGGGTGCCGTCGCTGTCGCGCCGCCCCACGGTGGTGCCGATCACCGCCATGCCGACGCGCCGGGCTTCCTCCACCAGGCCGTTGGCATACCCGCGGCCGAAAAGCTCTCCCACCAGGACCAGCACGTCTCCCGGCCGGTATCCCGCCGTATCCGGCAGTTTTTCCAGTGGCTTATATTCAGTCATGCAATCCTCCGCCTGCTTTCCCGTTTTCCAACGAGAGTATTCAAAACTTGGTACTCTTATCACGAACCGGCCGGCAAAGTGAACAGAAAAAGCTGCCGTGACAATGGGGGGCTTTCGTGCTATCGTGGGTAAAAACAATCAGCAGGAGACCCAATCTCACCGTGAACAGCGACCTCATCCTTCTCGGCCACGGCAGCGGCGGCCGGCTTTCCCACCAACTTCTGGACGAACTGATCATCCCCGCCCTGAGCGGCATCGCCCCTTCCGGGCAGAACGACGCGGCCCTGCTCCCTCCGCCCGCCGGCCAGTTGGCCTACACCACCGACTCCTTCGTGGTCGATCCGATCTTTTTCCCCGGCGGCACCATCGGTAGCCTGGCGGTCCACGGCACGGTCAACGACCTGGCCATGATGGGCGCGCGGCCGCTCTACCTGAGCGTCGGCCTGATCATCGAAGAGGGGTTCAGCCGGGCGGACCTGAAAACCGTGCTGGACGACATGCGCCAGGCCGCCGACAAGGCCCAGGTGCGGATCGTGACCGGCGATACCAAGGTCGTCCCCCGGGGCAAGGCGGACAAAATCTTCATCACCACCGCAGGCATCGGCACGGTCGAACACGACATCGCCATCCACGGGGCCAATGCCCGACCGGGGGACAAGATCCTCATCAACGGCACCGTGGGCGATCACGGCATCGCCGTCATGGCCGGCCGCGAGGGGCTCAACGTCGGCACCGACATCCGCAGCGACTCGGCCGCCCTCAACAGCCTGGTGGCAAGCATCATCGCCGAGGCGGGAGACCAACTGCACGTGCTCCGCGACCCGACCCGCGGCGGCATCGCCACCACCATCAAGGAGATCGCCCACCAGTCGGGCGTGGCAATAACCCTGCACGAGGAGCAGATCCCCGTGAACCAGGCGGTGCGCGGCGTCTGCTCGATCCTTGGCCTCGATCCGCTCTTCGTCGCCAACGAGGGGAAGCTGCTGGCCTTTGTGACCCCCGATGCCGCCGAGCGGGTCGTGGCGGCAATGAAACGGCACCCCCTCGGCACCCATGCCGCCATCATCGGCGAGGTAGCCGACGGCGAGCCGGGCCGGGTCCGCATGGAGACCAGCATCGGCGGCACGCGAGCGGTGGAGATGCTGGCCGGGGAGCAACTGCCCAGGATCTGCTGAAGTACAAAACAACATCTGCCACAGAGACACAGAGAAAACCATGAGTAAGGCAAACCGAAGGGCAGTTTTTGATGACGACTTTGCCCCGAAAATGTTCTTTTGCCTTTCTCTGTGAACCTCTGTGTCTCTGTGGCAGATTCAAGGTTTTATGAAAATGGCAAAGGAAAAGACACCCATAACCCCGGCCATCCGCCAGTTACGGGCCGAAAAGGTCGAGTTCGCCGACCGCCTCTACACCTACGAGGAAAAAGGGGGCACCGCCGTTTCCGCCCGGGAACTGGGGGTTGACGAACACCGCGTGATCAAGACCCTGATCATGGAGGATGAGGCAAAAAAACCGCTCATCGTCCTGATGCACGGCGATCTGCAGGTTTCCACCAAAGAGCTGGCCCGCATCATCGGCGTCAAACAGATCACCCCCTGCACGCCGGAAACCGCGCAGAAGCACAGCGGCTACCAGGTGGGGGGCACCTCGCCCTTCGGCACGCGCAGGCAGATGCCGGTGTATCTGGAAGAGACCATAACCGGGCTGGACAGGATCTACATCAACGGCGGCAAACGCGGTTACCTGGTGGCGCTGGCGCCGTCGGAACTGGTGAGGGTCCTGAAACCGATGCCGGTACATGTGGGGATACGTTAGGAGAGAGACGGCATGATCCGTAAGGCACAGATAAGCGACGTCAAGGAAATCCAGAAGCTGTTGATGAAGTACGCAAGCCAGGGAGACATGCTCTCCCGCTCCCTGTCGGAACTGTATGAATCGTTGCGCGATTTTTACGTCGTTGTGGACGACGGCACCCTCCTGGGAGCGGCCGCCCTGCACATCGTCTGGGATGACCTGGCCGAGGTGCGCTCCGTGGCGGTGGCCGAGGAGGCCGGCCGCAGGGGCATCGGCAGCCAACTGGTGCAGGCCTGCATCGACGAAGCGCGCCAGATCGGCCTCAAGCGCATTTTCTGTCTGACCTACAAACCGGAGTTCTTCGCCACCCTCGGCTTCCGCCTGGTGGACAAGTCCGAGCTCCCTCAAAAGGTGTGGGGCGACTGCATCAAGTGCGTCAAGTTCCCGGACTGCGACGAGAACGCCATGATCCTGGACCTGCCCTGAGAGCATTTAGTTGGCCCGCCGGTCTGCTTCAAGGCCCTTTCCTTCACCGGAGAGGGCTTTTCTTTTTTGTCCCGCTGCTCGTTGAGTATCGTCGGGCCGGTGGTAGTATTGACGTGACAGGAACTATCCCGGTTCAACGCAAAGGCCCATCAGGATGGATACCCACGGCACGCATCGGCAGAACGACCGTTTCCGGGGCATCGAGCGCGTCATGCGGCAGCACCGCCTGCGCCCGGACAGCCTCATCGAGGTGCTCCACGCCGCCCAGCGGCAGCACGGCTGGCTGGATCGCGAGTTGCTGGGGTTCGTAGCCGCGCGGCTCGGCCTGCCTCCCAGCCTCGTCTACGGGGTTGCCAGCTTCTACCACGCCTTTCGGCTCGAACCGCCCGGGCGGCACCGCTGTACGGTCTGCACCGGCACCTCGTGCCACCTCAAAGGGGGCTCCCGGCTTGTGCGGCAGTTGGAGCGGCATTACCGCATCCCCTGTGGCGCAACCACCCCCGACGGCAGCCTGACGCTGGAGAACGTGCGCTGCCTGGGCGCCTGCGGCCTGGCGCCGCTGGTCATGATCGACGGCGAGCCCTGCCCCCATGCCGCGTTTGCCCCGGTCGTGGCACTGGTTACGGCCCGCCGGGATGGCTGGGAGCCCGCTCCGTGAGGACGTTGCCGCCGCGCACCGCCGACCCGGCGGCAGACGCCGGGGGCCTGCGGGTTTCCGTCTGCCTGGGCTCCCCCTGCCTGGCCTCCGGTGCCGCCGGGGTGCTGCGGGCCCTTCGCGAAACCTGGGGCGAGGAGGGCGTTGCCGTCATCGGCACCGGCTGCATGGGGCCGTGCAGCCGCGGCCCCATGATCAGGATCGAGCGGGAGGGGCGCCCGGAGGCCTATTATGAACGCATGACGCCCCAGGCCGCCCGGAGGACGGTGGCGGCCCACCTGGCCGGCACGCCTCCCGAACAGGGACGCCTGCCGTCCGACTTTCCCTTCATCGCCCGCCAGAAACGCGTCGTCCTGGAACAGTGCGGCAGGATCGACCCGAACGACCTGAACAGCGCCCGGGCCGCCGGCGGCTACCGCGCCCTGGCCCACGCCATCGGAGAGATGACGCCGGAGCAGGTCTGTGGCGAGATCGGCGCCAGCGGCCTGCGCGGCCGGGGCGGGGGCGGCTACCCCACCGGCGCCAAATGGGAATCGGTACGGACGGCACGCGGCAGGCGCAAATTCGTGGTGGCCAACGGCGACGAGGGGGACCCGGGCGCGTTCATGGACCGCACCCTCATGGAGTCCGACCCGCACCGGCTGCTGGAGGGCATGGCCATTGCCGGGTATGCCGTGGGAGCCCGCGAGGGCTTCATCTTCGTCCGGG is a window of Geobacter sp. FeAm09 DNA encoding:
- a CDS encoding N-acetyltransferase, which encodes MIRKAQISDVKEIQKLLMKYASQGDMLSRSLSELYESLRDFYVVVDDGTLLGAAALHIVWDDLAEVRSVAVAEEAGRRGIGSQLVQACIDEARQIGLKRIFCLTYKPEFFATLGFRLVDKSELPQKVWGDCIKCVKFPDCDENAMILDLP
- the ybaK gene encoding Cys-tRNA(Pro) deacylase, whose protein sequence is MAKEKTPITPAIRQLRAEKVEFADRLYTYEEKGGTAVSARELGVDEHRVIKTLIMEDEAKKPLIVLMHGDLQVSTKELARIIGVKQITPCTPETAQKHSGYQVGGTSPFGTRRQMPVYLEETITGLDRIYINGGKRGYLVALAPSELVRVLKPMPVHVGIR
- a CDS encoding outer membrane protein assembly factor BamD, which codes for MKSLLSAIAFCTLAASLLPGCATTPANKSPDELYQDGEQAFQRRKYENAITNWKKVKESYKSPELSAKAEIGIADAYFLNRDYIEAAAAYEDFRKLHPKHERADYALFRQALSYFNQINRIDTDQTPVKNALAVFDSYVKLYPGGAHVQEAQERIRDCRDKQLQYEIYVGRFYLRTEKYPAAVARFEEALKTFSGLQRNDELLYYLGTAYRGAGQQEKSREAFDRLVREFPGSTFAAGIPKAAGK
- a CDS encoding NAD(P)H-dependent oxidoreductase subunit E, with protein sequence MDTHGTHRQNDRFRGIERVMRQHRLRPDSLIEVLHAAQRQHGWLDRELLGFVAARLGLPPSLVYGVASFYHAFRLEPPGRHRCTVCTGTSCHLKGGSRLVRQLERHYRIPCGATTPDGSLTLENVRCLGACGLAPLVMIDGEPCPHAAFAPVVALVTARRDGWEPAP
- the hypE gene encoding hydrogenase expression/formation protein HypE yields the protein MNSDLILLGHGSGGRLSHQLLDELIIPALSGIAPSGQNDAALLPPPAGQLAYTTDSFVVDPIFFPGGTIGSLAVHGTVNDLAMMGARPLYLSVGLIIEEGFSRADLKTVLDDMRQAADKAQVRIVTGDTKVVPRGKADKIFITTAGIGTVEHDIAIHGANARPGDKILINGTVGDHGIAVMAGREGLNVGTDIRSDSAALNSLVASIIAEAGDQLHVLRDPTRGGIATTIKEIAHQSGVAITLHEEQIPVNQAVRGVCSILGLDPLFVANEGKLLAFVTPDAAERVVAAMKRHPLGTHAAIIGEVADGEPGRVRMETSIGGTRAVEMLAGEQLPRIC